In Myxococcus stipitatus, the following are encoded in one genomic region:
- the murJ gene encoding murein biosynthesis integral membrane protein MurJ — MTVSAPEPSPPPPAAPSPRPERSGGRGAVLVATGILASRLMGLVRERVFAHYLGNADAAAIFKAALRIPNFLQNLFGEGVLSGSFIPVYAQLLGRKDAKDTEEADRVAGAVFGLLALATAVLVAAGMVFTPFFVDLIAPGFVGEDRALAVRVVRILFPGTGFLVLSAWCLGILNSHRRFLLSYLAPVVWNGAIIATLLVAGGRYVEDSLVEVLAYGVVLGSFLQFAVQVPRVLQLLGRFRPSLSTAAEPVRQVLKNFGPVVLGRGVVQFSSWVDTAFATLISVRAMSSLVYAQTIYLIPVSLFGMAVSAAELPELARAADGSREEISAKLRQRIDAGARRIAFWVVPSAAAFLFLGDMVAAALLQTGRFDAADSRYLWYLLMGAAVGLVASTVGRLYASAFYALKDPKTPLRFALVRVGVGTLAAWGLGLHLPEWLGLPPHLGAVGLTLSGGLVAWLESSLLRHKLMKQVGPVGVPRGLLPRLWCAAAVAGLVALGVKLGLTNALGPMPGVQAEWGGTLLAPPRLHPILGFIAVAVPMGGIYFAVAAALGVPEAGAVFRKLTNRLRRAR, encoded by the coding sequence CTCCGCCGCCTCCCGCCGCCCCGTCTCCCCGGCCCGAGCGCTCTGGAGGACGCGGCGCGGTGCTCGTCGCCACGGGCATCCTGGCCTCGCGCCTCATGGGCCTGGTGCGCGAGCGCGTCTTCGCGCACTACCTGGGCAACGCGGACGCAGCCGCCATCTTCAAGGCCGCGCTGCGCATCCCCAACTTCCTTCAGAACCTGTTCGGGGAAGGTGTCCTCTCCGGCTCGTTCATCCCCGTCTACGCGCAGCTCCTGGGCCGCAAGGACGCGAAGGACACCGAGGAGGCGGACCGGGTCGCGGGCGCGGTGTTCGGCCTGCTGGCGCTGGCGACGGCGGTGCTGGTGGCCGCGGGCATGGTGTTCACGCCGTTCTTCGTGGACCTCATCGCGCCGGGCTTCGTCGGTGAGGACCGCGCGCTGGCCGTCCGCGTGGTGCGCATCCTCTTCCCGGGCACGGGCTTCCTCGTGCTGAGCGCCTGGTGTCTGGGCATCCTCAACAGCCACCGCCGCTTCCTCCTGTCCTATCTGGCGCCGGTGGTGTGGAACGGGGCCATCATCGCCACGCTGCTCGTCGCCGGCGGCCGTTATGTCGAGGACTCGCTCGTGGAGGTGCTGGCCTACGGCGTCGTCCTGGGCAGCTTCCTCCAGTTCGCGGTGCAGGTGCCCCGGGTTCTCCAGTTGCTGGGCCGCTTCAGGCCGTCGCTGTCGACCGCGGCGGAGCCCGTGCGCCAGGTGCTGAAGAACTTCGGCCCGGTGGTGCTGGGGCGCGGGGTGGTGCAGTTCAGCTCGTGGGTGGACACGGCCTTCGCCACGCTCATCTCCGTGCGCGCGATGTCCTCGCTCGTGTACGCGCAGACGATCTACCTCATCCCGGTGAGCCTCTTCGGCATGGCGGTGTCGGCGGCGGAGCTGCCGGAGCTGGCCCGCGCGGCGGACGGGTCCCGGGAGGAGATCTCCGCGAAGCTGCGCCAGCGAATTGACGCGGGCGCCCGGCGCATCGCCTTCTGGGTGGTGCCCTCCGCGGCGGCCTTCCTCTTCCTCGGGGACATGGTGGCGGCTGCGCTCCTCCAGACGGGCCGCTTCGACGCGGCGGACTCGCGCTACCTCTGGTACCTGCTGATGGGCGCGGCCGTGGGGCTGGTGGCCTCCACCGTGGGGCGCCTCTACGCCTCCGCCTTCTACGCGCTGAAGGACCCGAAGACGCCCCTTCGCTTCGCCCTGGTCCGCGTTGGCGTGGGGACGCTGGCGGCCTGGGGCCTGGGCCTCCATCTCCCTGAGTGGCTGGGCCTGCCCCCGCACCTGGGCGCGGTGGGCCTCACCCTGTCCGGGGGCCTGGTGGCGTGGCTGGAGTCCTCGCTTCTGCGCCACAAGCTCATGAAGCAGGTGGGACCGGTGGGCGTTCCCCGGGGCCTGCTGCCCAGGCTGTGGTGCGCGGCCGCAGTGGCGGGGCTCGTGGCCTTGGGCGTGAAACTGGGGCTCACCAACGCCCTGGGCCCCATGCCGGGAGTGCAAGCGGAGTGGGGAGGGACCCTCCTCGCGCCCCCGCGCCTGCACCCCATCCTGGGGTTCATCGCCGTCGCCGTCCCCATGGGTGGCATCTATTTCGCGGTGGCCGCGGCGCTGGGTGTCCCGGAGGCCGGAGCCGTGTTCCGCAAGCTCACGAACCGCCTGCGCCGGGCCCGCTAA
- a CDS encoding S1 RNA-binding domain-containing protein, whose protein sequence is MGPKKPKATFGDVMLGIPSGGSGRGEGGGRSGGGRGGERGGSGQGRDPQPRPEGGPPREDRRPPRGGGERRGGGERRPSGPMVVVKRATGAIETRGPASESPAEGTATAEATTAAAEASGSAPAPRPVTPTPAPTSALYEEVPESESFAEMFEAQAKEGGAPGRRGVRLGEKVKGTIFQLGADTAFVSLEGASKSEAMIELRELKDDEGILRFGVGDSLEAHVIEVGAKGIVLSRALAKGSASMAMLAEARASGMPVEGMVLSVNKGGVEVAIGDVRAFCPISQLDLRYVEKPDQFIGEKLKFRVTEVRDRNVVLSRRSLLEDEQRQLAAETRKNLGEGRVVKGKVTGVRDFGAFVDLGGVEGMIPVSELSYTRVGHPSDVLKVGDDVEVEILRMEAAQPNSPDKTKQKERITLSMRSRQEDPFKKALSEIKEGDRLQGKVVRLQQFGAFVELRPGVDGLVHISALSDRRIAHPRDVVQVGETVWVAVEKIDANEKRIGLRRITEEEAQRPPEERQAPVAAEKAAAPAAPAAPRPKVGQVVVGKVDRIEPYGVFLAFPGGKGLLPASETGTERGTDLRKHYALGQEVKVAILDIDASGKIRLSVTAAVRAEERAEVEAWQKTQQPQGAGKKGFGTFADLFSKAGK, encoded by the coding sequence ATGGGCCCCAAGAAGCCGAAGGCGACTTTCGGCGACGTGATGCTCGGCATCCCCTCGGGCGGCAGCGGCCGTGGCGAGGGCGGTGGTCGTAGCGGCGGCGGTCGCGGAGGCGAGCGCGGCGGTTCCGGCCAGGGCCGCGACCCGCAGCCTCGTCCCGAGGGCGGGCCTCCGCGCGAGGATCGCCGTCCCCCCCGAGGAGGCGGAGAGCGCCGCGGTGGTGGCGAGCGTCGTCCGTCCGGTCCCATGGTCGTCGTGAAGCGCGCGACGGGTGCCATCGAGACGCGAGGCCCGGCGAGCGAGTCCCCCGCCGAGGGCACGGCGACGGCGGAGGCCACGACGGCCGCGGCGGAGGCCTCTGGCTCCGCGCCCGCGCCGCGTCCGGTGACGCCGACCCCGGCTCCGACCTCCGCGCTGTACGAGGAGGTCCCCGAGTCCGAGTCCTTCGCCGAGATGTTCGAGGCGCAGGCCAAGGAGGGTGGGGCTCCGGGCCGCCGGGGCGTTCGCCTGGGCGAGAAGGTCAAGGGCACCATCTTCCAGCTCGGCGCGGACACCGCGTTCGTGTCGCTGGAGGGCGCGTCCAAGAGCGAGGCGATGATCGAGCTTCGCGAGTTGAAGGACGACGAGGGCATCCTGCGCTTCGGCGTGGGTGACAGCCTGGAGGCGCACGTCATCGAGGTAGGCGCCAAGGGCATCGTGCTGAGCCGCGCGCTGGCCAAGGGCAGCGCGTCCATGGCGATGCTGGCCGAGGCCCGCGCGTCGGGCATGCCCGTCGAGGGCATGGTGCTGAGCGTGAACAAGGGCGGCGTCGAGGTCGCCATTGGCGACGTGCGCGCCTTCTGCCCCATCAGCCAGCTGGACCTGCGCTACGTCGAGAAGCCGGACCAGTTCATCGGCGAGAAGCTCAAGTTCCGCGTCACCGAGGTGCGTGACCGCAACGTGGTGCTGTCGCGCCGCTCGCTGCTCGAGGACGAGCAGCGTCAGCTCGCCGCCGAGACGCGCAAGAACCTGGGCGAGGGCCGCGTGGTGAAGGGCAAGGTCACCGGCGTGCGCGACTTCGGCGCGTTCGTGGACCTGGGCGGCGTGGAGGGCATGATCCCCGTCTCCGAGCTTTCGTACACGCGCGTGGGTCACCCCAGCGACGTGCTGAAGGTCGGCGATGACGTCGAGGTGGAGATCCTGCGCATGGAGGCCGCGCAGCCCAACTCGCCCGACAAGACCAAGCAGAAGGAGCGCATCACGCTGTCCATGCGCTCACGCCAGGAGGACCCGTTCAAGAAGGCGCTTTCCGAGATCAAGGAAGGCGACCGTCTGCAGGGCAAGGTCGTCCGGCTCCAGCAGTTCGGCGCGTTCGTGGAGCTGCGTCCGGGCGTGGATGGTCTGGTGCACATCTCCGCGCTGAGCGACCGCCGCATCGCGCACCCGCGCGACGTCGTCCAGGTGGGTGAGACCGTCTGGGTGGCCGTCGAGAAGATCGACGCGAACGAGAAGCGCATCGGCCTGCGCCGCATCACCGAGGAAGAGGCGCAGCGTCCTCCCGAGGAGCGTCAGGCGCCCGTGGCGGCGGAGAAGGCCGCGGCTCCCGCGGCTCCGGCCGCGCCTCGTCCCAAGGTGGGCCAGGTCGTCGTCGGCAAGGTGGACCGCATCGAGCCGTACGGCGTGTTCCTCGCGTTCCCGGGCGGCAAGGGTCTGCTCCCCGCGAGCGAGACGGGCACCGAGCGCGGCACCGACCTGCGCAAGCACTACGCGCTGGGCCAGGAGGTGAAGGTGGCGATTCTCGACATCGACGCCTCCGGCAAGATTCGTCTGTCCGTCACCGCGGCGGTTCGCGCGGAGGAGCGCGCCGAGGTGGAGGCGTGGCAGAAGACGCAGCAGCCGCAGGGCGCGGGCAAGAAGGGCTTCGGCACGTTCGCTGATCTCTTCAGCAAGGCCGGCAAGTGA